From one Mya arenaria isolate MELC-2E11 chromosome 4, ASM2691426v1 genomic stretch:
- the LOC128232046 gene encoding b(0,+)-type amino acid transporter 1-like, with protein sequence MDGKAKYADDIDISNNRNERESKHSKHAKVDVQVGRIRVKERLDLSAGIVFIIGAVIGSGIFISPLGALKNSGSVGASLLIWVACGILSIIIGLVYAELGVILPKSGGDYTIIRTGIGNIPAFLISWTTTTVTHAGSRAVLALVFADYLCAPIFGACKAPDSIRKMIAAAQLLLLAITNTISVNIVASVQGLFTFLKVAALVVITVGGFVYLFEGKTENFENAFEGTTNDVTSITLAVYSCMWAYGGYNNLNEIAEEMINPKKNIPKSIIISLTLITLIYISTNVSYFTLLSKDEFLSVNAVAFSWGERVLQAGAIFIPLSVMCSVYGASNGGFFTDVRVRFAAARAGHLPEILCYLHHKTRIPLGALIFNTGVSIIMLIPADVSELINLVSFIGFLTQGLSIVAFMKLRYHRRNKPVNKDDFRIPMVLAVIALLVCIFMVVSPFVSSPKIEFLYGAGFILSGLILYFPFVHFGWIIPGWDKVTMFFQLFMEMCPTVLDADLDI encoded by the coding sequence ATGGATGGAAAAGCAAAATACGCAGATGATATTGATATATCGAATAACAGAAATGAACGTGAAAGTAAACACTCCAAACATGCTAAAGTGGATGTGCAGGTTGGCCGTATTCGAGTCAAAGAAAGATTAGATCTATCTGCGGGTATAGTGTTTATAATTGGAGCAGTGATTGGATCGGGAATATTCATTTCTCCTCTTGGCGCCTTAAAGAACAGTGGATCGGTAGGAGCGAGTCTGTTGATATGGGTCGCATGTGGTATACTTTCTATCATCATAGGACTAGTGTACGCCGAGCTAGGAGTCATATTGCCAAAGTCTGGTGGCGATTATACGATTATCAGGACGGGCATCGGCAACATTCCCGCCTTCCTTATCTCATGGACAACAACAACTGTAACCCACGCAGGAAGCCGTGCAGTGCTGGCCCTGGTGTTCGCAGACTACCTTTGTGCACCTATATTTGGTGCCTGTAAAGCGCCTGATAGCATCCGTAAAATGATAGCCGCAGCCCAACTGTTACTTCTGGCTATTACAAATACAATCAGTGTCAATATTGTTGCCTCAGTGCAAGGATTGTTCACGTTTCTTAAGGTAGCCGCTCTCGTTGTTATAACTGTTGGAGGGTTCGTTTACTTGTTCGAAGGCAAAacagaaaactttgaaaatgcTTTTGAGGGTACAACAAACGACGTAACGTCGATCACGCTGGCAGTTTATAGTTGCATGTGGGCGTACGGTGGATATAACAATCTGAATGAAATAGCTGAAGAAATGATTAATCCAAAGAAAAATATTCCAAAATCGATCATTATATCCCTGACGCTCATCAcccttatttatatatcaacGAATGTTTCGTATTTCACACTATTGTCAAAAGACGAGTTCCTGTCTGTAAATGCCGTAGCCTTCAGCTGGGGCGAGCGAGTGCTTCAAGCTGGTGCTATCTTTATTCCTCTCAGCGTCATGTGTTCCGTCTACGGGGCATCAAACGGCGGTTTCTTCACGGACGTGCGAGTGAGGTTTGCGGCCGCAAGAGCGGGTCATTTACCGGAGATATTGTGCTACCTACACCATAAGACAAGGATCCCGCTCGGTGCGCTTATCTTCAATACAGGTGTTTCAATCATTATGCTTATTCCCGCCGATGTTTCGGAACTGATCAACCTCGTCAGTTTCATAGGATTTCTCACACAGGGACTATCTATCGTTGCGTTTATGAAGTTAAGATACCATCGAAGGAACAAGCCCGTTAATAAGGATGATTTTCGGATTCCAATGGTTTTGGCAGTTATTGCGTTgcttgtttgtatatttatggtTGTATCTCCGTTTGTTTCAAGCCCCAAAATTGAATTCCTCTACGGTGCAGGATTTATTCTTTCTGGGCTTATCTTGTACTTTCCGTTCGTCCATTTTGGTTGGATAATCCCGGGCTGGGATAAAGTCACCATGTTCTTCCAGTTGTTTATGGAAATGTGTCCGACTGTGTTAGATGCTGACTTGGATATTTAG